Genomic DNA from Ailuropoda melanoleuca isolate Jingjing unplaced genomic scaffold, ASM200744v2 unplaced-scaffold2682, whole genome shotgun sequence:
GAGATTCAGAGGAGAAGCCAGAACAACACTCagaggcagtttttaaaaagtgaaagggcTCTGGAAAATTCTGAGTTGTAATGATGGAAACCACCTAAACCTGCAGCCAGGTGGGAAGCTCAGGCTTCTGGCTTTGGGACCAGGGTCGGGACAGCTCTTGTCCGAGCCTCAGTCCTGTTCCTGCTGCGGACTCATGGGCTTTGACTCCTGCCTTCTGCAATATGTGAGGGGCCCAGAGCCGTTGCGGGCAGGACTGCTGTCCCGCCACACAGCTTACCTGAGGCAGCGCTCGGATGGATGTGACACCAGCGTGTTCTTGTGCCGTCTGGGCCGTGTAGCTACTGGGGCTCCCCacggggagctggaggcaggcccAGACCACCAGCTTCCTCTGAAAGCCGCGGACACCCACAGCCGTGTTGGCTAGGACCAGTCCCAGGGGCCAGAGGCGGATTATTGCCGCCAGCGGGCTGGTCTGTGTCTGCGGCAGCAGGAAAGAGCCCTTGGGAAGGGGAACTTGAGACAAGTGTTTTTCTTCCATACCATCCAGTTCTCTCGAAGCAAGGAAGGCCattccaatctttaaaaaaaaaaaaaaaagccactttatAGCTTTCAGTTCATTAGCTCTTAATGGAAACCAAAACTATCTTTTATAATAGAACAGCTTAGCCAGGTGACCTGAAGGGCACTGGGCTGTTGAACAGCTGGATGCCTTCAAGGAGCTGGGCGCCATGTGGCTGAACTTCCTTATACCCAAGGCGCCTGTGCTTAGGCCTCGTGTATGCTACTTTAAAAATagccttgaggggcgcctgggtggcacaacggttaagcgtctgccttcggctcagggcgtgatcctggcgttctgggatcgagccccgcatcaggctcctctgctatgagactgcctCTTNctatgagcccgcttcttcctcccccactccctctgctcgtgttccctctctcactggctgtctctctctgtcaaataaataaataaaatcttaaaaaaaaaataaataaataaaaatagccttGAGATCTGAgacaccataaaattcaccacgTGTGATTCCATGGTTTTTAGTATATGCCCAGAGCTGCTGCTGCCACCCTTTCTGTGTCCCAGGCGCTCCGAGGGATAGGTGGTGTCTCgcacaggaggggcaggaggccaTCCGGGGTGCGGTGCGGGGACAGCGCTCCCCCACCAGGGCCGTCCCGCCCGCGGGAGTCAGATACTCACTCTCCACCTCCGCCACGCGCGCTTGATGACCGTGGCAGCTGCGTGCAGCCTCCGCACATGTCTCCGAGCTAACCAGGAACGGATGGCTGCGTGGTTTGTCCAGAAACgagaaagtaaatgaaatgttCGTTAGAACTATGTGTAGCCTGGCCCCGCAGCCACGCCTGAGCTGCTGAAGACGTTTGGACCCGGCGCCTCTCCAGTGAATGCCCGGCCTGTGCTGCCGTGAGGGACGGAGCGAAGTCCATACGGAAGCGAACCTGGCTCTGAAAGACGCCCCTCACACCGTCAGCCTGGGACAGAGCTCGCGTGGCAGCGCGGCGGGGCGCAGGCTCGCCTCCCTCCTCGGCCTCGTCGGGCAGTGCCCAGGGAACAAGAGGGGTCTCTTTTCTGGGAAATCCTCAGTTGGATTTGCTTACTGGCTTTACGAATTCATAAACGGTGACCCCACTGTGCACCCACGTGTTGGTAAAGGTGATCCCTGCTGGATGATGGACTGATCANATGGACTGATCGTGTGgcaatttttgtttccttctcttgcaATTTCAgcattttctggttctttttggTACAATCACATTCAGAAAAGGGGCTATTCCATTCAATATTAATGTTTGGATTCTAGAAAACTAAAAAGTTTAAAGACAGATCCAAATCCTGTTATCTCACCATCGCAGACAGTTCTATAGTTTCCTTACACACTTTTTTAGGCCTGTATACACAGAAACACACCTGAGGAAGGTGGCATCACCCTCACCGTGCAGTTTGGCATCCTGGTTTTAACATCACATTGGAAAGTGGTTttccattaaatttaaaatattcttcaaaaacttCCTGGCTGCATCATAGAGATGGTCCATAATACAGCCACGACTCTAACACCGTCAGCTGTGTGGGTGGTTTCTAGTATTTTCAGAATAACATTGCTGTGACCAGGGTTCCTATATCTCTTCCTTTGATGAATCAAATCTTGTCAGTTTTTACCTTCTCAAACTCACTGCAAGCCCTGGACCCGACAGGGAATGATCTGTCATAGAGGCAAAGGAAGGTATATAAACCACTCTCTAGGTCTGGGAAAGGGGGATTAAAGGCCAATTTTTAGCGTCTGCTGCCTACAGAGCACCCTTATTTGTGGTGTGTCCTGGTTTCCACTGAACTGGGGAGACACTGTGGGTGAGGTGGATCAGAATTCGAATCTGAGTGCACCACAGGGTCGTGCCATCAACGTCTTGAGGCTGGGACACAGCCTTGGCATATGGGGTCTGCAGGAAACCCAGATCACACAGGGTCTGCACACAGGCCTGTGCGCTGGCCTGGCACCGAGCCCATGCGCCTCCTACCTGCCTGGATGAGCACAGCCGCccgcctctgcctctcccgcttgCGATGCCAGTGTCGCCTCCAGCTGCCCTGGATGCGGCGGGCACACTGCTCCAGCACCTGGGCACGTCCGTGTTCCAGAAGCTCCAGCTGGGAGAAGGGGTATCCACTGAGGTCNGCAGGGTCTGCACGCAGGCCTGTGCGCTGGCCTGGCACTGAGCCCATGCGCCTCCTACCTGCCTGGATGAGCACAGCCGCccgcctctg
This window encodes:
- the LOC117798147 gene encoding unconventional myosin-XIX-like — translated: MTDSMLELLEHGRAQVLEQCARRIQGSWRRHWHRKRERQRRAAVLIQAAIRSWLARRHVRRLHAAATVIKRAWRRWRIGMAFLASRELDGMEEKHLSQVPLPKGSFLLPQTQTSPLAAIIRLWPLGLVLANTAVGVRGFQRKLVVWACLQLPVGSPSSYTAQTAQEHAGVTSIRALPQVSCVAGQQSCPQRLWAPHILQKAGVKAHESAAGTGLRLGQELSRPWSQSQKPELPTWLQV